In a genomic window of Streptomyces sp. NBC_01231:
- the recQ gene encoding DNA helicase RecQ, with the protein MGGTGGIIEMPGITETSATRSEALATLHRVFGYEAFRGAQEEVIEHVVAGGDAVVLMPTGGGKSLCYQIPSLVRPGTGIVISPLIALMQDQVDALRALGVRAGFMNSTQDFDERRVVEAEYLAGELDLLYLAPERLRLDSTLDLLSRGKVAVFAIDEAHCVSQWGHDFRPDYLSLSLLGERWPDVPRIALTATATHATHQEITQRLNMPQARHFVASFDRPNIQYRIVPKADPKKQLLGFLREEHAGDAGIVYCLSRKSVEATAEFLSRNGIEAVPYHAGLDAGTRAAHQSRFLREDGLVVVATIAFGMGIDKPDVRFVAHLDLPKSVEGYYQETGRAGRDGLPSTAWMAYGLNDVIQQRKMIQSSEGDEAFRRRAAAHLDSMLALCETVQCRRGQLLAYFGQDPAPTGCGNCDSCLVPPETWDGTVAAQKVLSTVVRLQRERGQKFGAVQIVDILLGKRSAKVIQFDHDQLSVFGIGEDLSDGEWRGVVRQLLAQGLLAVEGDYGTLVLTEASGSVLRREREVPLRKEPKKTVTSRSASGSGSSGSGRGERKAKAAAAELPEALQPAFEALRAWRAEQAREQGVPAYVIFHDATLREIATVWPTSVQQLGGVSGVGEKKLVTYGEGVVGVLAGLGGRPGAAEPESNPTDDSGAPASSPARDTDPGPESSSDSGSGSNSGSRFDDWPEMDAEPEPEDWI; encoded by the coding sequence ATGGGCGGGACGGGCGGGATCATCGAGATGCCAGGGATCACCGAGACGTCGGCGACACGGAGCGAGGCGCTGGCCACGCTCCACCGGGTCTTCGGGTACGAGGCCTTCCGCGGGGCGCAGGAAGAGGTCATCGAGCATGTGGTGGCCGGCGGGGACGCCGTCGTCCTCATGCCGACCGGCGGCGGAAAGTCACTGTGCTACCAGATCCCGTCCCTGGTGCGACCGGGTACCGGCATTGTGATCTCGCCGCTCATCGCGCTGATGCAGGACCAGGTCGACGCGCTGCGGGCGCTGGGTGTGCGTGCCGGGTTCATGAACTCCACGCAGGACTTCGACGAGCGGCGAGTCGTGGAGGCCGAGTATCTGGCGGGCGAGCTGGACCTGCTGTACCTGGCGCCGGAGCGGCTGCGGCTGGACTCCACCCTGGACCTGCTCTCGCGCGGCAAGGTCGCGGTCTTCGCGATCGACGAGGCGCACTGCGTGTCCCAGTGGGGCCACGACTTCCGCCCCGACTACCTGTCCCTGTCACTGCTCGGCGAGCGCTGGCCGGACGTCCCGCGTATCGCGCTGACGGCGACGGCCACGCACGCGACGCACCAGGAGATCACCCAGCGGCTGAACATGCCGCAGGCCCGCCACTTCGTGGCGAGCTTCGACCGGCCCAACATCCAGTACCGGATCGTTCCGAAGGCCGACCCCAAGAAGCAACTGCTGGGCTTTCTCCGCGAGGAGCACGCGGGTGACGCGGGCATCGTGTACTGCCTCTCGCGCAAGTCGGTGGAGGCGACCGCCGAGTTCCTGTCCCGCAACGGCATCGAGGCGGTGCCGTACCACGCGGGCCTCGACGCGGGCACCCGCGCTGCCCACCAGTCCCGTTTCCTGCGGGAGGACGGCCTGGTGGTGGTCGCCACCATCGCCTTCGGCATGGGGATCGACAAGCCGGACGTCCGCTTCGTGGCCCACCTCGACCTGCCCAAGTCGGTCGAGGGCTACTACCAGGAGACGGGCCGCGCGGGCCGCGACGGACTGCCGTCCACGGCCTGGATGGCCTACGGCCTCAACGACGTCATACAGCAGCGCAAGATGATCCAGTCGAGCGAGGGGGACGAGGCCTTCCGGCGCCGCGCCGCGGCCCACCTGGACTCGATGCTCGCGCTGTGCGAGACGGTCCAGTGCCGGCGCGGCCAGCTTCTCGCCTACTTCGGCCAGGACCCGGCCCCGACCGGTTGCGGCAACTGCGACAGCTGCCTCGTCCCGCCGGAGACGTGGGACGGAACGGTCGCAGCGCAGAAGGTGCTGTCGACAGTGGTGCGGCTGCAGCGGGAGCGGGGCCAGAAGTTCGGTGCGGTGCAGATCGTCGACATCCTGCTGGGCAAGCGCAGCGCCAAGGTGATCCAGTTCGACCACGATCAGCTGTCCGTGTTCGGTATCGGCGAGGACCTCTCCGATGGCGAATGGCGAGGTGTCGTACGCCAGTTGCTGGCGCAGGGGCTCCTCGCGGTCGAGGGGGACTACGGCACGCTGGTGCTCACCGAGGCGAGCGGTTCGGTGCTGCGGCGGGAGCGGGAGGTGCCGCTGCGCAAGGAGCCGAAGAAGACGGTGACCTCGCGGTCGGCGTCGGGGTCCGGCTCGTCCGGCTCCGGCCGGGGCGAGCGCAAGGCCAAGGCCGCGGCTGCCGAGCTGCCCGAGGCCCTGCAGCCCGCCTTCGAGGCGCTGCGTGCCTGGCGGGCCGAGCAGGCGCGGGAACAGGGCGTTCCGGCGTACGTCATCTTCCACGACGCGACCCTGCGGGAGATCGCGACGGTGTGGCCCACCTCGGTGCAGCAGCTCGGTGGGGTCAGCGGCGTCGGCGAGAAGAAACTGGTGACGTACGGGGAAGGCGTGGTCGGGGTGCTCGCCGGACTGGGCGGGCGTCCCGGGGCCGCGGAGCCGGAGTCGAACCCGACGGATGACAGCGGGGCCCCCGCGTCGAGCCCGGCGCGGGACACCGATCCGGGGCCGGAGTCGAGTTCGGATTCGGGCTCGGGATCGAATTCGGGCTCACGCTTCGACGACTGGCCGGAGATGGATGCGGAGCCCGAGCCGGAGGACTGGATATGA
- a CDS encoding fumarate reductase/succinate dehydrogenase flavoprotein subunit yields the protein MKGTLVDTTPDTPTAGTADSPLAIPALTDAEELTCDVLVIGGGTAGTMAALTAAEHGANVLLLEKAHVRHSGALAMGMDGVNNAVIPGRAEPDDYVAEITRANDGIVDQSTVRQTATRGFAMVQRLESYGVKFEKDEHGDYAVRQVHRSGSYVLPMPEGKDVKKVLYRQLRRREMRERIRIENRVMPVRVLTSPEDGRAVGAAGFNTRTGQFVTVRAGAVILATGACGRLGLPASGYLYGTYENPTNAGDGYAMAYHAGAELTGIECFQINPLIKDYNGPACAYVANPFGGYQVNRHGERFVDSDYWSGQMMAEFAAEVASDRGPVYLKLSHLPEESVSALESILHSTERPTRGTFHSGRGHDYRTHDIEMHISEIGLCGGHSASGVRVDENARTTVPRLYAAGDLACVPHNYMIGAFVFGDLAGSDAAQYRPYEGELPSGQLHDAHELIYRPLHNPDGPPQPQVEYKLRRFVNDYVAPPKSGARLSLALEAFERMRADIAEMGAHTPHELMRCAEVSFIRDCAEMAARASLARTESRWGLYHDRLDHPQRDDASWFHHLDLHKSPSGAMEFTARPVAPYLVPIEEFTPTGGASRHLGEVHAEQVATAGAREVAPLATLAGAPEPERDGDRESAPALPVPEQSSTRLLELVALAEEQPELDALRPYLTDPSPAVRRESVAVLTEALPTGTGPALAEALRDPAAEVRAAAAASLRELVETLPPEPALRDGLGAALAESDPVVRAAALDVLRALRLGDAALFAGSLTDFDTAVRIEAVRALVSVDAAEELARAATVDPSREVRVTIAKSLATVFAGRPVPESTTSQSSAGKGAATPRPTHDPDPTHTALAALIDDPDALVRGAAYGALGTTGCPPALTTRATAALADPAWQVRSGAATALSAADPDTAVPALAKALADPNADVRKSAVLALTRHAGTEAARAALSTATTDTDADVRAYATRAL from the coding sequence GTGAAAGGCACCCTGGTGGACACCACCCCGGACACCCCCACGGCCGGCACCGCGGACAGCCCCCTGGCGATCCCCGCTCTCACCGACGCCGAGGAGCTGACCTGCGACGTCCTCGTCATCGGAGGCGGCACCGCCGGCACCATGGCCGCCCTGACCGCAGCCGAGCACGGTGCGAACGTCCTGCTCCTTGAGAAGGCCCACGTCCGCCACTCCGGCGCCCTCGCCATGGGCATGGACGGCGTCAACAACGCGGTCATCCCGGGGCGTGCCGAGCCCGACGACTATGTCGCCGAGATCACCCGCGCCAACGACGGCATCGTCGACCAGTCCACCGTCCGCCAGACCGCGACCCGCGGCTTCGCCATGGTTCAGCGCCTGGAGTCGTACGGCGTGAAGTTCGAGAAGGACGAGCACGGCGACTACGCGGTCCGCCAGGTCCACCGCTCCGGCTCCTATGTGCTGCCGATGCCGGAGGGCAAGGACGTCAAGAAGGTGCTGTACCGGCAGCTTCGGCGGCGTGAGATGCGGGAGCGGATCCGCATCGAGAACCGGGTGATGCCGGTGCGCGTGCTGACCTCGCCCGAGGACGGGCGGGCCGTGGGGGCCGCGGGCTTCAACACCCGTACGGGGCAGTTCGTCACCGTCCGCGCGGGCGCGGTGATCCTCGCCACCGGCGCCTGCGGCCGTCTCGGCCTGCCCGCCTCCGGCTACCTGTACGGCACGTACGAGAACCCCACCAACGCGGGCGACGGCTACGCCATGGCCTACCACGCGGGCGCCGAGCTCACCGGCATCGAGTGCTTCCAGATCAACCCGCTGATCAAGGACTACAACGGTCCGGCGTGTGCCTACGTCGCCAACCCCTTCGGCGGCTACCAGGTCAACCGGCACGGCGAACGCTTCGTCGACTCCGACTACTGGTCGGGCCAGATGATGGCGGAGTTCGCTGCGGAGGTCGCCTCCGACCGGGGCCCCGTGTACCTGAAGCTGAGCCACCTCCCGGAGGAGTCGGTCTCGGCCCTGGAGTCGATCCTGCACTCCACGGAGCGCCCGACCCGTGGCACCTTCCACTCCGGCCGCGGCCACGACTACCGCACCCACGACATCGAGATGCACATCTCCGAGATCGGCCTGTGCGGCGGCCATTCGGCCTCGGGCGTCCGCGTCGACGAAAACGCCCGCACGACCGTCCCCCGTCTCTACGCCGCCGGCGACCTGGCCTGCGTCCCGCACAACTACATGATCGGCGCGTTCGTCTTCGGCGACCTGGCGGGCTCGGACGCGGCCCAGTACCGGCCGTACGAGGGCGAGTTGCCGTCCGGCCAACTGCACGACGCCCACGAACTGATCTACCGCCCGCTGCACAACCCGGACGGCCCGCCGCAGCCCCAGGTCGAGTACAAGCTGCGCCGCTTCGTGAACGACTACGTGGCCCCGCCGAAATCGGGCGCCCGGCTGTCCCTGGCCCTGGAGGCGTTCGAGCGGATGCGCGCCGACATCGCGGAGATGGGTGCCCACACCCCTCACGAGCTGATGCGTTGCGCGGAGGTCAGTTTCATCCGTGACTGCGCGGAGATGGCCGCCCGTGCCTCCCTGGCCCGTACGGAGTCCCGCTGGGGCCTCTATCACGATCGCCTCGACCACCCGCAGCGCGACGACGCGTCCTGGTTCCACCACCTCGATCTGCACAAGTCCCCCTCTGGTGCGATGGAGTTCACGGCTCGTCCCGTGGCTCCCTACTTGGTCCCGATCGAGGAGTTCACCCCGACCGGCGGTGCGTCCCGGCACCTCGGCGAGGTGCACGCCGAACAGGTGGCGACCGCCGGGGCGCGGGAGGTGGCCCCGTTGGCCACCCTGGCCGGAGCCCCAGAGCCGGAGCGGGACGGTGACCGGGAGAGCGCGCCCGCCCTCCCTGTCCCCGAGCAGTCCTCGACCCGTCTCCTCGAACTCGTCGCCCTCGCCGAGGAGCAGCCCGAACTCGATGCCCTCCGGCCGTACTTGACCGACCCTTCACCCGCCGTCCGACGGGAGTCCGTCGCCGTCCTGACCGAGGCGCTGCCGACGGGGACGGGGCCCGCCCTCGCCGAGGCGCTCCGGGATCCCGCCGCCGAGGTGCGCGCCGCTGCCGCCGCCTCGTTGCGCGAGCTCGTCGAGACACTCCCGCCCGAACCCGCCCTGCGCGACGGCCTCGGCGCCGCCCTGGCCGAGTCCGATCCGGTCGTCCGCGCCGCCGCACTGGATGTACTGCGCGCCCTGCGTCTCGGTGACGCGGCTCTCTTCGCCGGCTCTCTGACGGATTTCGACACCGCCGTGCGCATCGAGGCCGTACGTGCGCTGGTGTCGGTCGACGCCGCCGAAGAACTCGCCCGCGCCGCGACCGTCGACCCGTCACGCGAGGTCCGCGTCACGATCGCCAAGTCCCTGGCGACGGTGTTCGCAGGCCGCCCGGTCCCGGAGAGCACGACCTCACAGAGCTCGGCCGGGAAAGGTGCGGCTACTCCCAGGCCCACGCACGACCCCGACCCCACCCACACCGCCCTCGCCGCCCTGATCGACGACCCCGACGCCCTGGTGCGCGGCGCCGCCTACGGCGCGCTGGGCACCACCGGCTGCCCCCCAGCGCTCACCACCCGGGCCACGGCCGCTCTGGCCGACCCCGCCTGGCAGGTCCGGTCGGGCGCCGCCACCGCCCTGTCCGCGGCGGACCCCGACACGGCCGTCCCCGCGCTGGCCAAGGCCCTGGCCGACCCGAACGCCGACGTCCGCAAGTCCGCGGTCCTGGCACTGACCCGCCACGCCGGCACCGAGGCTGCCCGCGCGGCCCTGTCCACGGCCACCACCGACACGGACGCGGACGTCAGGGCGTACGCCACCCGGGCCCTGTGA
- a CDS encoding ATP-binding cassette domain-containing protein, with protein MTSSSEVRPARQARTGAGLTLRGATLGRPGAIALDEVDLDVAPGEILSVVGPSGCGKSTLLRTFAGLLPPLAGTVTQDGSPLTGPAADRALVFQEDALLPWRTLRANVELPLAIQGLPRRQRRQQADAWLDRVGLADRARQLPHRVSGGQRQRAQLARALAARPRAVLMDEPFGALDAQTRAGMQDLLVEVLRGTGATVVFVTHDVDEALFLGDRVALLGAGGLIAVRDVPSPRDRTAHDEPARVALRRDVLTSLST; from the coding sequence ATGACCAGCTCGTCTGAGGTCCGCCCCGCGCGGCAGGCACGGACCGGCGCCGGCCTCACCCTGCGTGGCGCCACGCTCGGCCGCCCCGGCGCGATCGCGCTGGACGAGGTGGACCTCGACGTGGCGCCCGGCGAGATCCTCTCCGTGGTCGGCCCCTCGGGCTGCGGCAAGTCGACGCTGCTGCGCACCTTCGCGGGGCTGCTGCCCCCGCTCGCCGGCACGGTCACCCAGGACGGGAGCCCGCTGACCGGCCCGGCCGCCGATCGTGCCCTGGTCTTCCAGGAGGACGCCCTGCTGCCGTGGCGCACCCTGCGCGCCAACGTCGAACTCCCGCTCGCCATCCAGGGGTTGCCGCGCCGCCAGCGCAGGCAACAGGCCGACGCATGGCTCGACCGGGTCGGACTCGCCGACCGGGCCCGGCAGTTGCCGCACCGAGTCTCCGGCGGGCAGCGCCAGCGCGCACAACTGGCCCGCGCCCTCGCCGCCCGACCACGTGCCGTTCTGATGGACGAGCCGTTCGGCGCCCTCGACGCCCAGACCCGCGCCGGCATGCAGGACCTTCTCGTGGAGGTGCTGCGTGGCACGGGCGCGACCGTCGTCTTCGTCACCCACGACGTGGACGAGGCCCTGTTCCTCGGCGACCGTGTGGCCCTGCTCGGCGCGGGCGGCCTGATCGCGGTCCGGGACGTCCCCAGTCCCCGTGACCGCACAGCGCACGACGAACCGGCGCGCGTGGCACTGCGGCGTGACGTCCTCACCTCCCTCAGTACCTGA
- a CDS encoding ABC transporter permease has product MPRYPRRTGRYALRVASLAVALGTWQLLTSLDINLWLRFSQFPTVTDVAHAFADRLSGPDYWTDLTDSLTRILIGFLLAAVLGVATGVLVARSRLAEDLLGPVLEVIRPIPAIALVPVAILLFPSNEQGIVFITCAAAFFPVLVSTRHAVRALTPVWEEAVLTMGGGRRRILASVVLPGALPGIFGGLSVGIGVSWICVISAEMISGQYGVGYRTWQDYTVVDYPGVFVGMVTIGVLGWLTSTAVEVLGRRLTHWLPRTSYAPGTRVPRARAATPAPLAAARPKTEEEVPHDQLV; this is encoded by the coding sequence GTGCCCCGGTATCCGCGGCGGACGGGCCGGTACGCGCTGCGGGTCGCCTCGCTGGCGGTCGCCCTCGGCACGTGGCAGCTGCTGACCAGCCTGGACATCAACCTGTGGCTGCGCTTCTCGCAGTTCCCCACGGTCACCGACGTGGCTCACGCCTTCGCCGACCGGCTGTCCGGCCCTGACTACTGGACGGACCTCACCGACAGCCTCACCCGCATCCTCATCGGCTTCCTCCTCGCGGCCGTCCTGGGCGTGGCGACGGGCGTGCTCGTGGCACGCTCGCGGCTCGCGGAGGATCTGCTCGGCCCGGTGCTCGAAGTGATCCGGCCCATCCCCGCCATCGCCCTCGTCCCTGTCGCCATCCTCCTGTTCCCCTCCAACGAACAGGGCATCGTCTTCATCACCTGCGCCGCCGCCTTCTTCCCGGTCCTGGTGTCCACCCGGCACGCGGTCCGCGCGCTGACCCCGGTGTGGGAGGAGGCGGTGCTCACGATGGGCGGCGGCCGCCGGCGGATCCTCGCCTCGGTGGTGCTGCCGGGCGCGCTGCCCGGCATCTTCGGCGGCCTGTCGGTCGGCATCGGCGTCTCGTGGATCTGCGTGATCTCCGCCGAGATGATCTCCGGCCAGTACGGCGTCGGCTACCGCACCTGGCAGGACTACACCGTCGTCGACTACCCGGGCGTCTTCGTCGGCATGGTCACCATCGGTGTCCTCGGCTGGCTCACCTCCACGGCCGTGGAGGTGCTGGGCCGACGCCTGACCCACTGGCTCCCGCGCACGTCGTACGCCCCCGGGACGCGTGTCCCGCGGGCCCGCGCCGCCACGCCCGCCCCGCTGGCGGCGGCGCGTCCCAAGACCGAGGAGGAGGTGCCCCATGACCAGCTCGTCTGA
- a CDS encoding ABC transporter substrate-binding protein, producing MKHQRTAVATAAVALLLPLSACGGDASAGDSSTVTVTVGYQSKTINTVTAGTLLRSLGSFEKELNALHDGHTYKVDWQDYATGAPITAQMTAGKIDIGSMGDFPLLINAARGKQLGRPTRLVSVTGYNLRGGLNTIVTSPGSQLNSLTDLRGKKVSTSIGSAADGTLVRALQRAGLDPDKDIEKLNQQPAVGASALTAGSADALSQFVAWPGLLTFQGKAKALYDGAQLSLPTFHGVTAREDFAKERPAVLEAFLKAQAEATDYLNDHPVTAAEKVAKATSLPAEVVYLYNGAHGISTFDPAIKPQLVSALKDDVSVLKSAKLTGDVDVDAFVDDQYVKKALGADYAKRLSAAPAPAASEVWPKGAEETRSFKSPAELLSYVAQHKADIRAAYVPDATTGTLWFADKAVWVADGDQLLPFVAPATAQSYVAQHGGARVITYADALGRAS from the coding sequence ATGAAACACCAACGCACCGCCGTCGCCACCGCCGCCGTCGCCCTGCTCCTCCCCCTCAGCGCCTGCGGCGGTGACGCGTCGGCCGGGGACAGCTCCACGGTCACCGTCACCGTCGGCTACCAGTCCAAGACGATCAACACCGTCACCGCCGGCACCCTGCTGCGCTCCCTCGGCTCCTTCGAGAAGGAGCTCAATGCCCTCCACGACGGCCACACCTACAAGGTCGACTGGCAGGACTACGCCACCGGCGCCCCCATCACCGCCCAGATGACCGCCGGGAAGATCGACATCGGCTCGATGGGCGACTTCCCGCTCCTCATCAACGCGGCCCGCGGCAAGCAGCTCGGCAGGCCCACCCGTCTGGTCTCGGTCACCGGCTACAACCTCCGCGGCGGCCTCAACACGATCGTCACCTCCCCCGGCTCCCAGCTGAACTCCCTCACCGACCTCCGCGGCAAGAAGGTCTCGACGAGCATCGGCTCGGCCGCCGACGGCACCCTCGTCCGCGCCCTGCAACGCGCCGGACTCGACCCCGACAAGGACATCGAGAAGCTCAACCAGCAGCCCGCCGTGGGTGCTTCGGCCCTCACCGCCGGCAGCGCGGACGCGCTCTCGCAGTTCGTCGCCTGGCCCGGCCTGCTCACCTTCCAGGGCAAGGCGAAGGCCCTCTACGACGGCGCCCAGCTGAGCCTCCCCACCTTCCACGGCGTCACCGCCCGCGAGGATTTCGCCAAGGAGCGGCCCGCCGTCCTGGAGGCCTTCCTGAAAGCCCAGGCGGAGGCGACCGACTACCTCAACGACCACCCCGTGACCGCCGCCGAGAAGGTGGCCAAGGCCACCAGCCTGCCCGCCGAGGTCGTCTACCTCTACAACGGCGCCCACGGCATCTCCACCTTCGACCCGGCGATCAAGCCCCAGCTCGTCTCCGCGCTGAAGGACGACGTGTCGGTGCTGAAGTCGGCGAAGCTGACCGGCGACGTGGACGTGGACGCCTTCGTCGACGACCAGTACGTCAAGAAGGCCCTCGGCGCGGACTACGCGAAGCGGCTCTCCGCCGCGCCCGCCCCCGCCGCGAGCGAGGTCTGGCCCAAGGGCGCCGAAGAGACCCGTAGCTTCAAGTCGCCCGCCGAGCTGCTGAGTTACGTCGCCCAGCACAAGGCCGACATCCGCGCCGCCTACGTCCCGGACGCGACCACCGGCACCCTCTGGTTCGCCGACAAGGCCGTCTGGGTGGCCGACGGCGACCAGCTCCTCCCCTTCGTCGCCCCGGCGACCGCCCAGTCGTACGTCGCCCAGCACGGCGGCGCCCGCGTCATCACCTACGCCGACGCACTGGGGCGGGCCTCGTGA
- a CDS encoding ferredoxin family protein translates to MPLAPQRADVPVTIDESKCIDGCTLCVDMCPLDSLAIDESNGKAYMHVDECWYCGPCAARCPTGAVTVNMPYLLR, encoded by the coding sequence ATGCCCTTGGCGCCCCAGCGGGCCGACGTGCCCGTGACCATCGACGAGTCGAAGTGCATCGACGGCTGCACGCTCTGCGTGGACATGTGCCCGCTGGACTCCCTCGCCATCGACGAGAGCAACGGCAAGGCCTACATGCACGTCGACGAGTGCTGGTACTGCGGCCCCTGCGCGGCCCGCTGCCCCACCGGAGCCGTCACGGTCAACATGCCCTATCTGCTCCGGTGA